The following proteins come from a genomic window of Geomonas sp. RF6:
- a CDS encoding quinol:electron acceptor oxidoreductase subunit ActD has product MAQLKYGDINDDALRAMQKPHLPYLVTIALLALMVGGAAVVWANQMLVGMGVTGLNHPVGWATYIGNFVFWVGIAHSGTLISAILYLLRAKWRDAVSRSSEAMTIFAVMTAGLFPMIHLGRTWVFYYILPYPSQRQIWPNFISPLIWDVCAVGTYFTVSLIFWYVGLIPDLAAARDRFEITHGDDAFRTRLYRALSLGWSGTGNQWRHYGRSYLFFAALATPLVISVHSVVSWDFAMSLLPGWHSTIFPPYFVAGAIHSGLAMVLTLLIPMRKLLRLERLIELHHFEMVARTIIVTAAIVGYSYAVEPFIAWYSGDPFEWQFYRWRMFGTAGWIYWLLIPLNVLIPLLFCFRKFRTSFAWLFLISLLINVGMWLERLFIVYTSVARDFLPHNWGTYTISWTEAAITVGSFAFFFFFFFVFCKTFPTVPVSDLKERIADEEIEPCERCETAVQAKINPARPAVLAVFSNAGRMIQGVRAACDGGFSVMETFSPVKVEEVHKVMGHPKSPVRFWTLAGALAGLSGGFWLAIGTATVNSLVVGGKVPVSPIPYCVVAFEGTVLLGSLFNLVGMIFHTRLFRAKTRPFYDRRFSRDRFGLLVTCSGGEVEILQKLLLTAQPEEIHVHR; this is encoded by the coding sequence GTGGCACAGCTTAAGTACGGAGACATCAACGACGACGCACTGCGGGCGATGCAGAAGCCGCATCTCCCGTATCTGGTGACCATCGCCCTCCTCGCCCTCATGGTCGGCGGCGCGGCCGTCGTGTGGGCGAACCAGATGCTGGTGGGTATGGGGGTGACCGGGCTGAACCACCCAGTCGGCTGGGCCACCTACATCGGCAACTTCGTCTTCTGGGTGGGGATCGCCCACTCCGGCACCCTCATCTCCGCAATCCTCTACCTGCTGCGCGCGAAGTGGCGCGATGCCGTATCCCGCTCCTCGGAGGCGATGACGATCTTTGCGGTCATGACCGCAGGGCTCTTCCCCATGATCCACCTGGGGCGCACCTGGGTTTTCTACTACATACTCCCGTACCCTTCGCAGCGCCAGATCTGGCCGAACTTCATAAGCCCGCTCATCTGGGACGTGTGCGCCGTCGGTACCTACTTCACCGTCAGCCTCATCTTCTGGTACGTCGGTCTCATCCCCGATCTTGCCGCCGCCCGCGACCGCTTCGAAATCACCCACGGCGACGACGCCTTCCGCACCCGCCTGTATCGCGCCCTTTCCCTCGGCTGGTCCGGAACCGGCAACCAGTGGCGCCACTACGGCCGCTCTTACCTCTTTTTCGCGGCGCTGGCGACACCGCTGGTCATCTCCGTCCACTCGGTCGTCTCCTGGGACTTCGCCATGAGCCTCCTTCCGGGGTGGCACAGCACGATATTCCCCCCGTATTTCGTCGCCGGCGCCATCCACTCGGGGCTTGCCATGGTACTGACCCTCCTCATCCCCATGCGCAAGCTCCTGCGCCTGGAGCGGCTGATAGAGCTGCACCACTTCGAGATGGTGGCCCGCACCATCATCGTCACCGCCGCAATCGTGGGGTACTCCTACGCGGTGGAGCCCTTCATCGCGTGGTACTCCGGGGACCCCTTCGAATGGCAGTTTTACCGGTGGCGCATGTTCGGGACGGCCGGCTGGATCTACTGGCTCCTGATCCCCCTGAACGTGCTGATCCCGCTCCTTTTCTGTTTCAGGAAGTTCCGGACGAGCTTTGCCTGGCTCTTCCTCATCTCCCTTCTCATCAACGTGGGGATGTGGCTGGAGCGTCTCTTCATCGTCTATACCTCGGTGGCCCGCGACTTTCTGCCGCACAACTGGGGGACCTACACCATCTCCTGGACGGAGGCGGCGATCACCGTCGGCTCCTTCGCCTTCTTTTTCTTTTTCTTCTTCGTCTTTTGCAAGACCTTCCCGACGGTGCCGGTGAGCGACCTGAAGGAGCGGATCGCGGACGAGGAGATCGAGCCGTGCGAGCGGTGCGAAACCGCGGTGCAGGCAAAGATAAACCCCGCCCGGCCGGCAGTGCTGGCGGTCTTCTCCAATGCCGGCCGGATGATCCAGGGGGTCCGCGCCGCCTGCGACGGCGGGTTCTCCGTCATGGAGACCTTTTCTCCTGTGAAGGTGGAAGAGGTGCACAAGGTCATGGGGCACCCGAAGAGCCCGGTGCGCTTCTGGACTCTGGCGGGGGCTCTGGCGGGACTATCCGGTGGGTTCTGGCTCGCCATCGGCACAGCCACGGTCAACAGCCTCGTGGTCGGGGGGAAGGTCCCGGTTTCGCCGATCCCCTATTGCGTGGTCGCCTTCGAGGGGACGGTGCTCCTGGGGAGTCTCTTTAATCTCGTCGGAATGATCTTCCACACCCGTCTCTTCAGGGCAAAGACCCGCCCGTTTTACGACCGGCGTTTCAGCCG